One region of Peribacillus simplex genomic DNA includes:
- the aroB gene encoding 3-dehydroquinate synthase, translating to MESIQIKTASKQYPVLIGKKAINELPELITQELNHLNKILIITDEKVAELHLQTVKNTLIKTGKPVLHHVVPEGEHAKTFDVFYECQSYCLSQQINRKSLIIALGGGAVGDLAGFVAATFMRGIPFIQVPTTLLAHDSAVGGKVAINHPLGKNMIGAFHQPEAVIYDLEFLKTLPLKELRSGFAEVIKHSLIADNEFYLWLKSNIMDLNDITDEQFLTMITKGIGIKAKIVEEDEKENGIRAFLNFGHTLGHAVEGSMGYGNFTHGESILIGMVYALKLSKKKEDLDFKLEEFINWVSSLGYQVTIPTRLESAILLNLMKTDKKSVNDAATFVLLKQVGSPLLMDIADSELIEEMVDMI from the coding sequence ATGGAATCCATCCAAATAAAAACGGCTTCCAAGCAATATCCGGTTTTAATTGGCAAGAAGGCGATAAATGAATTACCCGAATTAATAACACAGGAATTAAATCATTTAAACAAGATTCTGATCATAACTGATGAGAAAGTGGCGGAATTACATTTGCAAACCGTGAAAAACACCCTGATCAAGACGGGGAAACCGGTCCTGCATCATGTTGTGCCAGAGGGGGAGCATGCTAAAACATTCGATGTGTTTTATGAATGCCAAAGTTACTGCTTATCACAACAGATTAATCGAAAGTCGCTGATTATCGCCCTTGGTGGTGGTGCAGTCGGCGACTTGGCTGGATTTGTTGCGGCTACTTTTATGAGAGGGATTCCATTTATACAGGTTCCGACGACTTTGCTCGCTCACGATAGTGCGGTGGGCGGCAAGGTTGCCATCAATCACCCACTAGGAAAAAATATGATTGGTGCCTTTCATCAACCTGAAGCGGTCATATATGATCTTGAATTTTTAAAAACCCTGCCTCTTAAAGAATTAAGGTCAGGTTTTGCTGAAGTCATTAAACATTCCTTGATAGCCGATAATGAGTTTTATCTATGGTTAAAGTCGAATATTATGGATTTGAATGATATAACGGATGAGCAATTCCTAACAATGATTACAAAAGGGATTGGCATTAAAGCTAAAATTGTCGAAGAGGATGAGAAGGAAAACGGCATTCGTGCCTTTTTGAATTTTGGTCATACGCTTGGACATGCAGTGGAAGGTTCAATGGGATATGGAAACTTTACGCATGGGGAATCCATTTTAATCGGGATGGTATATGCTCTTAAATTAAGCAAAAAGAAAGAGGATCTCGATTTTAAACTAGAGGAGTTTATTAATTGGGTATCTTCTTTAGGTTATCAAGTTACCATTCCAACCCGACTGGAAAGTGCAATTTTACTTAATTTAATGAAAACAGACAAAAAGTCAGTCAATGATGCAGCTACCTTTGTCTTGCTAAAGCAAGTGGGTTCACCACTATTAATGGATATAGCCGACTCTGAGCTGATAGAGGAAATGGTTGATATGATATAG
- a CDS encoding YpiF family protein: MKWTAKDLDMYIQSKEYVDTVLIPLVPLSFGGQMKQTGSMNEFLTILSLEIEKQMKGRILLLPTFHYLSDEMDKVERLNRWAKEVKEKDFKHIFFLTSDFEWKKEERELENNLVWIPAIPLESLETEQAREMINQQVLQILDVFTYNWKNEKK; encoded by the coding sequence ATGAAATGGACAGCAAAAGATCTTGACATGTATATACAGTCAAAAGAGTATGTGGATACTGTTTTAATTCCTTTGGTTCCCTTATCTTTTGGGGGGCAAATGAAGCAAACGGGCTCTATGAATGAATTTCTTACCATTTTAAGCTTGGAAATTGAAAAGCAGATGAAAGGGAGAATTCTTTTATTGCCAACATTCCATTATTTAAGTGATGAAATGGATAAGGTAGAGCGGTTAAATCGTTGGGCCAAGGAAGTGAAAGAAAAAGATTTCAAGCATATTTTTTTCCTAACTTCAGATTTTGAGTGGAAAAAGGAAGAGAGGGAATTGGAAAATAATTTAGTATGGATTCCTGCCATCCCCCTGGAGAGTCTTGAAACTGAACAAGCAAGGGAAATGATTAACCAGCAGGTTCTCCAAATCCTTGATGTTTTCACTTATAATTGGAAAAATGAAAAAAAGTAG
- a CDS encoding ubiquinol-cytochrome c reductase iron-sulfur subunit encodes MSKHNVSRRQFLNYTLTGVGGFMAAGMLMPMVRFAIDPVLSADKGGDYIATKQKVSELTTEPTRVDFTFKQVDGWYESEETNTAWVYKMDDGTIVALSPICKHLGCTVAWNTDKSNPNQFFCPCHYGRYTKDGVNVKGTPPVKPLDVYATKEKDGILYLGQLKPHGEA; translated from the coding sequence ATGAGCAAGCATAATGTTTCACGACGTCAATTCCTTAATTACACACTTACTGGCGTTGGTGGATTTATGGCGGCCGGTATGTTGATGCCTATGGTTAGGTTTGCAATTGATCCTGTATTATCAGCAGATAAAGGCGGGGATTATATTGCAACTAAACAGAAGGTTAGTGAACTGACTACCGAACCGACCCGTGTCGACTTTACTTTTAAGCAGGTCGATGGGTGGTATGAGTCTGAAGAAACAAATACAGCTTGGGTTTACAAAATGGATGATGGTACTATCGTTGCTTTATCTCCAATCTGTAAGCATTTAGGCTGTACGGTAGCGTGGAATACGGATAAGTCTAATCCGAATCAATTTTTCTGTCCTTGCCATTATGGCAGGTATACGAAAGATGGAGTGAACGTGAAAGGGACACCGCCGGTTAAACCATTGGATGTCTATGCCACGAAAGAAAAAGATGGAATTCTTTATTTGGGTCAACTAAAACCGCATGGGGAGGCGTAA
- a CDS encoding menaquinol-cytochrome c reductase cytochrome b/c subunit: MHRGKGMKFVGDSRISADRKPNIPKDYSEYPGKTEAFWPNFLLKEWMVGAVFLVGYLCLTIAHPSPLERIADPTDTAYVPLPDWYFLFLYQLLKYTYASGPYNAIGSMVIPGLAFGALLLAPFLDRGPDRSPAKRPFAVGFMLLAMAGVFYLTWESAAHHDWEASKKQGAIVEGADIDKESDGYKLMDSNGCISCHGAELTGGAGAPSLIDTGLKPEEISKIAVKGQGAMPAGMFKGTDEELATLAEFVSGLSAK, translated from the coding sequence ATGCATCGTGGGAAAGGTATGAAATTCGTAGGTGACTCGCGTATCTCCGCGGACCGTAAACCGAATATTCCGAAAGATTATTCAGAGTATCCTGGGAAAACTGAAGCATTTTGGCCTAATTTCCTTTTAAAAGAATGGATGGTCGGAGCTGTATTTCTTGTAGGTTATCTATGCCTGACAATCGCACATCCGTCACCATTGGAAAGGATAGCAGACCCTACGGATACAGCTTATGTTCCGCTGCCGGACTGGTATTTCCTTTTCCTTTACCAATTACTTAAGTATACTTATGCTTCAGGACCTTATAATGCAATAGGGTCCATGGTAATACCTGGTTTGGCTTTCGGGGCATTGCTCTTGGCACCTTTTTTAGACCGTGGCCCAGACCGGAGCCCCGCGAAACGTCCTTTTGCTGTAGGCTTCATGCTATTGGCAATGGCAGGGGTATTCTATTTAACATGGGAGTCCGCAGCCCATCACGATTGGGAAGCTTCTAAGAAGCAAGGGGCAATCGTGGAAGGTGCAGACATTGATAAAGAGAGCGATGGGTATAAATTAATGGATTCCAATGGCTGCATTAGTTGTCACGGAGCAGAATTAACTGGTGGAGCTGGAGCGCCAAGCTTAATTGACACTGGATTAAAGCCAGAAGAAATCTCTAAAATCGCTGTCAAAGGACAGGGTGCCATGCCAGCTGGCATGTTCAAAGGTACAGATGAGGAATTGGCAACATTAGCTGAATTTGTATCTGGATTATCAGCAAAATAA
- a CDS encoding tetratricopeptide repeat protein, giving the protein MNTVEQVVQHLKKGELTEALKHINRIKSSESAEDILMLAEEMLQLGFVEEAKDLFEHLLELYPDEGELIVSLAEILIDMDQEDEAMLMLEKVSVDDEVYPSALLLEADLYQLQGMDEVSERKLLQAKEILPDEVIIDFALGELYFHQGRDQEAIANYIRVLEQEQEIAGVNVNQRLAEALSSSGKFEEALPHFEKALNEGLEINTLFEYAFTAFQAGLYETAVRKFTELKEMDHEYHSLYLYLAKSYEHLEDLENALKVVKEGIKADEFNKELYFFGGKIALKSGLEEEAENLFKEALAIDPGYLEAALTLLKLYMHHERYEDVLECIGEVRRYGEDDPQFEWIAAVSYQHTEQFKESLTSYHKAYNSFKDNQDFLEDYGFFLIEEGDRATSREIFNKLLEINPANDEYVMILERLGESTDGM; this is encoded by the coding sequence ATGAACACAGTGGAACAAGTTGTACAGCATTTAAAAAAAGGGGAATTAACTGAAGCTCTTAAACATATAAATCGAATTAAATCATCAGAGTCAGCAGAGGACATATTGATGCTGGCCGAGGAAATGCTCCAGCTTGGTTTTGTGGAGGAGGCAAAGGATCTATTTGAACATCTATTGGAACTTTATCCTGATGAAGGAGAATTGATTGTTTCGTTGGCGGAAATCCTGATTGACATGGACCAGGAAGATGAAGCGATGCTAATGCTTGAAAAAGTGAGTGTAGATGATGAAGTATATCCAAGTGCTTTACTTTTAGAAGCGGACCTTTATCAATTACAGGGGATGGATGAGGTCAGTGAACGAAAATTGCTTCAGGCCAAGGAAATACTTCCAGATGAAGTCATCATTGATTTTGCGTTAGGTGAACTGTACTTTCATCAAGGAAGGGATCAGGAAGCCATTGCAAATTACATAAGGGTTTTGGAACAGGAACAAGAAATCGCAGGAGTCAATGTCAATCAGAGACTTGCTGAAGCATTAAGCAGCTCCGGAAAGTTCGAGGAGGCCCTTCCGCACTTTGAAAAGGCCTTAAATGAGGGACTTGAAATCAATACCCTATTTGAATATGCATTTACAGCATTTCAGGCAGGCCTTTACGAGACAGCCGTTCGTAAGTTTACAGAACTGAAAGAAATGGATCATGAATACCATTCCCTATATTTATATCTGGCAAAGAGTTATGAACATCTTGAAGATTTGGAAAATGCCTTGAAAGTGGTCAAAGAAGGAATCAAGGCTGATGAATTCAATAAGGAACTTTACTTCTTCGGCGGAAAGATAGCCTTGAAAAGCGGACTTGAAGAAGAGGCGGAAAATCTATTTAAAGAAGCTCTTGCCATAGATCCAGGTTATTTGGAAGCTGCACTCACCCTCTTGAAATTGTATATGCATCACGAAAGGTATGAAGATGTATTGGAGTGTATTGGTGAAGTTAGGAGATATGGAGAGGATGATCCGCAGTTTGAATGGATCGCTGCTGTATCTTATCAACACACCGAACAATTTAAAGAGTCATTAACCAGCTATCATAAAGCATATAATTCATTCAAGGACAATCAAGATTTCCTGGAAGACTATGGTTTCTTTTTAATTGAAGAAGGAGACAGAGCCACATCTAGAGAAATATTTAATAAGCTGCTTGAGATAAACCCAGCGAATGATGAGTATGTGATGATTTTGGAGCGGCTAGGTGAAAGTACAGATGGAATGTAG
- a CDS encoding prephenate dehydrogenase — MKGKVFVIGLGLIGGSLAMAIRHAHPEAVIVGTDLSEKNIQLSMLLGIIDDSVSSLEAGACEADLILLAVPVNETVKILAQLANMDLKSNVIISDAGSTKDTVVKAAKPLIDKGVAFIGGHPMAGSHKSGAGAAKLHLFEHAFYLLTPGDSIDEEKVEQLKEWLQGTRANFLVVTPATHDKLTGVISHFPHIVASGLVKQAENYSKENKLISRLAAGGFRDITRIASSSPEMWRDILLHNRDVLLELMNDWQNEMEHIKGLVANEDSEEILRFFTDAKIFRDDLPTDAKGAIPAFYDLYIDIPDYAGIISEITGYLAQEGISITNIRIIETREEIYGVLVISFQTDVDRIKAADCISRHTDYETILA, encoded by the coding sequence GTGAAGGGAAAGGTTTTTGTAATAGGTCTAGGTTTAATTGGCGGATCATTGGCCATGGCCATACGCCATGCACATCCTGAAGCCGTGATTGTTGGTACGGACCTAAGTGAAAAGAATATTCAACTATCGATGCTATTGGGGATCATTGATGATTCTGTATCATCTCTGGAAGCGGGAGCATGTGAAGCTGATTTGATTCTACTTGCTGTGCCTGTCAATGAAACCGTCAAGATATTAGCTCAATTAGCTAATATGGATTTAAAAAGCAATGTCATCATATCGGATGCAGGAAGTACGAAGGATACAGTGGTTAAGGCAGCAAAACCATTGATAGATAAAGGGGTGGCCTTCATTGGGGGGCACCCTATGGCTGGTTCACATAAAAGCGGCGCCGGGGCAGCCAAACTGCATTTATTTGAACATGCATTTTATTTGCTAACGCCTGGAGATTCAATTGACGAAGAAAAAGTTGAGCAATTGAAAGAGTGGTTACAAGGGACAAGAGCGAACTTTTTGGTTGTCACCCCTGCTACACATGATAAGCTGACTGGAGTCATCAGTCATTTTCCGCATATTGTCGCATCAGGGCTGGTCAAGCAGGCAGAAAATTATAGTAAGGAAAATAAGTTAATTTCAAGGCTTGCAGCTGGTGGCTTTCGGGATATTACAAGAATTGCTTCAAGCAGTCCGGAAATGTGGCGTGACATTTTGTTACATAACCGCGATGTGTTACTTGAATTAATGAATGATTGGCAGAATGAAATGGAGCATATAAAAGGGTTGGTAGCAAATGAAGATAGTGAAGAAATCCTTCGATTCTTTACTGATGCCAAGATTTTCAGGGATGATTTACCAACCGATGCGAAAGGCGCCATACCAGCGTTTTATGATTTATATATCGATATACCGGATTATGCCGGAATAATTTCTGAGATTACCGGATATTTGGCACAAGAAGGTATCAGCATTACAAACATAAGGATCATAGAAACAAGGGAAGAGATATATGGTGTGCTGGTCATCAGCTTCCAAACGGATGTAGATCGCATAAAAGCCGCAGATTGTATCTCAAGACATACAGATTATGAAACGATCCTGGCATAA
- the aroH gene encoding chorismate mutase encodes MIRGIRGATTVEKDSEMEVIAAVEKLMAEIIQVNEIDPDMVASVFFSATDEIRSVFPAKALRKFEGWTYVPVTCMKEIPVSNSLPFCIRVMIHVNTAKSQKEIQHVYQAGATVLRPDLKQKR; translated from the coding sequence GTGATAAGAGGAATAAGGGGTGCCACAACAGTAGAAAAAGACTCAGAAATGGAAGTGATTGCCGCTGTCGAAAAGTTGATGGCAGAAATCATTCAGGTCAACGAGATTGACCCCGATATGGTGGCTTCTGTATTTTTTTCTGCTACGGATGAGATTCGTTCTGTCTTCCCTGCCAAAGCCTTGAGGAAATTCGAAGGCTGGACCTATGTACCGGTCACATGCATGAAAGAAATACCGGTGAGCAATTCCTTGCCGTTTTGCATCCGGGTTATGATCCATGTAAATACGGCGAAATCTCAAAAAGAAATACAGCATGTATACCAGGCAGGGGCTACCGTATTACGACCAGATTTAAAACAAAAAAGATAG
- a CDS encoding ReoY family proteolytic degradation factor, with product MVAAPVSVNEKKDFIRWFLNHYQLKRRECVWILNYLMSHDQLMKKVHFVENAQYCPRGLIMSTHCVDEVPFRFYKSNIMTTDAEKSFHDIRLNRDEDIYIQLNFKSSYSSYQYAAVLESNPFMPKSTAANEKDQLLAEQFLERSMLYFQRDRLLKEIDEALDKHDEQAFKNLTEQLNQLKVLG from the coding sequence ATGGTGGCTGCCCCTGTTTCTGTGAATGAGAAGAAGGATTTTATTCGGTGGTTTTTAAATCATTATCAACTGAAACGAAGAGAATGCGTGTGGATATTGAATTACTTAATGAGTCATGATCAACTAATGAAAAAGGTTCATTTTGTAGAAAATGCCCAATATTGCCCACGTGGACTAATAATGTCGACACATTGTGTGGATGAGGTCCCTTTCAGGTTCTATAAGTCTAATATCATGACGACCGATGCAGAGAAATCCTTTCACGATATCCGCTTAAATCGGGATGAAGATATTTATATTCAGCTTAACTTTAAATCATCTTACTCTTCCTATCAATATGCAGCGGTACTGGAAAGCAATCCCTTCATGCCGAAATCTACGGCAGCGAACGAAAAGGATCAGCTGCTAGCTGAACAATTTTTAGAAAGAAGCATGTTGTATTTTCAGAGGGACCGCCTGCTTAAGGAAATCGATGAAGCACTTGATAAGCATGATGAACAAGCATTTAAAAACTTAACAGAGCAATTGAATCAATTAAAAGTACTTGGATGA
- a CDS encoding DUF1405 domain-containing protein — translation MNVIYSWLANRQMLVLLLVINIFGTAFGYYWYGSQLENTPAIFLAFVPDSPTASLFFVFVLLAFLLKRNFGLMEALAIITLFKYGIWAVVMNLLTLVTTGSLPWEGYMLMASHLGMAIQGILYAPFYRIKPWHLIVAGIWTIHNDIIDYVFEMMPIYRDLLVYMNSIGYFTFWLSILSIFVGWYFGYRKKRITLSFIH, via the coding sequence ATGAATGTTATCTACAGCTGGCTTGCGAATCGGCAAATGCTCGTTTTGTTATTAGTAATAAATATATTTGGAACCGCTTTTGGATATTATTGGTACGGCAGTCAATTGGAAAATACTCCGGCCATTTTTTTGGCATTTGTACCGGACAGCCCGACAGCTAGCCTATTTTTTGTATTTGTATTATTGGCGTTCCTATTAAAAAGAAATTTTGGACTTATGGAAGCGTTGGCGATAATAACACTTTTCAAATATGGTATATGGGCAGTCGTTATGAATTTACTGACCTTGGTGACAACAGGATCATTGCCATGGGAAGGCTATATGCTAATGGCTTCTCATTTGGGGATGGCGATTCAAGGGATATTATATGCACCATTTTATCGAATAAAACCATGGCATTTGATAGTGGCAGGGATTTGGACCATACATAATGACATAATCGATTATGTTTTTGAAATGATGCCTATATACCGTGATCTATTGGTATATATGAATTCGATTGGTTATTTTACATTCTGGCTCAGCATACTTTCCATTTTTGTCGGCTGGTACTTTGGGTATAGAAAAAAGCGGATCACCCTATCCTTCATCCATTAA
- the qcrB gene encoding menaquinol-cytochrome c reductase cytochrome b subunit has product MLTKLYDWVDERLDITPLWRDIADHEVPEHVNPAHHFSAFVYCFGGLTFFITVIQILSGMFLTMYYVPDIKNAWESVYYLQNEVAFGQIVRGMHHWGASLVIVMMFLHTLRVFFQGAYKKPRELNWMVGVLIFFIMLALGLTGYLLPWDMKALFATKVTLTIVESVPLMGPALKTLIAGDPTIVGAQTLTRFFAIHVFFLPAALFALLAAHFLMIRKQGISGPL; this is encoded by the coding sequence TTGCTAACAAAGTTATATGACTGGGTGGACGAGCGTTTAGATATTACGCCATTATGGCGGGATATTGCTGACCATGAGGTTCCTGAACATGTTAACCCCGCACATCATTTTTCTGCATTCGTATATTGTTTTGGTGGGTTAACTTTCTTTATTACGGTCATCCAAATCTTGTCAGGCATGTTCTTGACGATGTACTATGTCCCGGACATTAAAAACGCTTGGGAATCTGTTTATTATTTACAAAATGAAGTTGCCTTCGGTCAAATTGTCCGTGGTATGCATCACTGGGGAGCAAGTCTAGTTATTGTTATGATGTTTTTACATACTCTTCGTGTCTTCTTCCAGGGAGCATACAAAAAACCGCGCGAATTGAACTGGATGGTCGGCGTATTGATTTTCTTCATCATGCTGGCATTAGGATTGACCGGTTATTTATTGCCATGGGATATGAAAGCGCTATTCGCAACGAAAGTTACTTTGACAATCGTCGAATCGGTACCGTTAATGGGACCGGCACTAAAGACATTGATAGCAGGAGATCCAACCATCGTTGGAGCACAGACATTGACACGATTCTTTGCAATTCATGTATTCTTCCTGCCTGCAGCATTATTTGCTTTACTAGCGGCTCATTTCCTAATGATCCGAAAACAAGGTATTTCAGGTCCACTATAA
- the hisC gene encoding histidinol-phosphate transaminase, whose translation MKWNEAVLSLKSYQPGKSTDEVKKLYGLEKITKLASNENPFGCSEKVKESVRNSTHSFAIYPDGYATMLREAVAKHTGVKETQLIFGNGSDENIQIISRSLLGAGKNTVMATGTFSQYRHNATLEGAEIREVPHIDGAHDLEGMLKVIDEKTAVVWLCTPNNPTGKYISEQDLLSFIEKVPEDVLIVLDEAYCEYATAEDYPRTNQWINKFKNLIILRTFSKIYGLASFRVGYGLADEDIIQKLDPSREPFNVNTFAQNIAIVALEDQAFIEKCKEENQKGLKRYYEFCNMENLAYYPSQGNFIFIHFKQDADVVFQYLLERGYIARSGKSFGFPNSLRVTIGSTEENEGMINAIKTFLNEVEAPSDSLL comes from the coding sequence ATGAAATGGAATGAAGCGGTCCTATCCTTGAAGTCTTATCAGCCGGGAAAATCCACTGATGAAGTGAAAAAATTATACGGGCTGGAAAAAATAACGAAATTGGCTTCAAATGAAAATCCTTTTGGCTGTTCTGAAAAGGTCAAGGAATCCGTTAGGAATTCAACCCATTCTTTTGCCATCTATCCGGATGGATATGCAACGATGCTTAGGGAAGCTGTTGCAAAACATACAGGTGTGAAAGAAACTCAGCTTATTTTTGGGAATGGATCAGATGAGAACATTCAAATCATTTCCAGAAGCCTATTGGGAGCTGGAAAGAATACGGTCATGGCAACAGGCACATTTTCGCAGTATCGCCATAATGCTACGCTAGAAGGTGCGGAAATAAGGGAAGTTCCACATATAGACGGAGCTCATGATCTAGAAGGAATGCTAAAAGTTATAGATGAAAAAACGGCTGTTGTCTGGCTTTGTACACCCAATAATCCTACTGGTAAATACATTTCGGAACAGGACTTATTATCGTTCATCGAAAAAGTGCCGGAGGATGTTCTTATCGTTCTGGATGAAGCTTATTGTGAATATGCAACGGCTGAGGATTACCCGAGAACGAATCAATGGATTAATAAATTTAAAAACTTGATCATACTTCGTACATTTTCAAAAATTTATGGGCTTGCAAGTTTTAGGGTAGGGTATGGTTTGGCAGATGAGGATATTATTCAGAAACTAGATCCATCCCGGGAACCATTCAATGTCAACACATTCGCACAGAATATTGCTATCGTCGCTTTGGAAGATCAAGCTTTCATTGAAAAATGCAAGGAAGAAAATCAAAAAGGGCTCAAGCGGTACTATGAATTTTGCAATATGGAAAATTTAGCTTATTACCCGTCACAAGGTAATTTTATCTTTATCCATTTTAAACAGGATGCCGATGTGGTGTTTCAATATTTGCTTGAGCGCGGATACATTGCAAGATCGGGGAAATCCTTCGGCTTTCCTAACAGCCTAAGGGTAACGATTGGATCTACTGAAGAAAATGAAGGAATGATTAACGCTATTAAAACTTTCTTGAATGAAGTTGAGGCACCTTCTGATTCGCTGCTTTAA
- the aroA gene encoding 3-phosphoshikimate 1-carboxyvinyltransferase, which yields MNTKKLQTNIQSLRGSIAIPGDKSISHRSVMFGALAEGETTVTNFLPGADCLSTISCFKQLGVHIEQEGQHVRIEGKGFNGLKEPEEVLDVGNSGTTIRLMMGILAGQDFSAVLAGDESIAKRPMTRVVNPLRQMGAVIDGRKGAEYTPLFIRGGKLRGFRYELPVASAQVKSAIILAGLQAEGETVIIEPEETRDHTERMIQEFGGKIEKDGQTIKVSGNQVFKGTTIHVPGDISSAAFFMVAAAITENSEVVLKNVGLNSTRTGIIEVMKSMGADITIEKKTSEGEPAGDITVRSSRLQGTTISGELIPRLIDEIPVIALLATQAEGITTIKDAAELKVKETNRIDTVANELSILGADITPTADGLIINGRKALNGGKVTSHGDHRIGMMLAVAALITDGEVELADPDAIDVSYPQFFGHLTQLIK from the coding sequence ATGAATACAAAAAAATTACAAACGAACATCCAATCATTACGTGGTTCGATTGCCATACCGGGAGACAAGTCCATCTCCCATCGTTCGGTAATGTTCGGAGCCCTTGCCGAGGGGGAAACGACAGTCACTAATTTTCTTCCAGGAGCCGATTGTTTAAGTACGATTTCCTGTTTTAAGCAGCTTGGTGTCCATATTGAACAAGAAGGCCAGCACGTCAGAATTGAAGGCAAAGGTTTTAATGGATTAAAGGAACCGGAAGAAGTGCTGGATGTCGGAAATTCTGGTACCACAATAAGGTTAATGATGGGGATTTTGGCAGGGCAGGATTTTTCGGCTGTGCTGGCAGGGGACGAATCGATAGCCAAACGTCCTATGACACGGGTAGTAAACCCTCTTCGTCAGATGGGAGCGGTCATTGATGGCCGTAAAGGAGCCGAATATACCCCGCTCTTCATAAGAGGAGGCAAGTTACGAGGGTTTCGCTATGAATTGCCTGTGGCAAGTGCGCAGGTCAAATCAGCAATAATCTTGGCAGGCTTACAGGCTGAAGGGGAAACGGTCATTATCGAACCAGAAGAGACCCGTGACCATACTGAACGAATGATCCAAGAGTTTGGCGGGAAAATCGAAAAGGACGGTCAAACGATCAAAGTAAGCGGAAATCAAGTCTTCAAAGGAACCACCATCCATGTGCCGGGTGATATTTCTTCAGCGGCTTTCTTCATGGTGGCTGCAGCGATTACGGAAAATAGTGAAGTAGTGTTAAAGAATGTGGGCCTTAATTCGACAAGGACTGGAATCATCGAAGTCATGAAATCGATGGGGGCAGATATTACGATAGAGAAGAAGACGAGTGAAGGTGAACCTGCAGGAGATATCACTGTCAGAAGCTCCCGCTTACAAGGAACCACCATCAGCGGTGAACTAATTCCCCGTCTCATCGATGAAATACCGGTAATTGCACTTCTGGCAACACAGGCTGAAGGGATAACGACAATCAAGGATGCAGCAGAACTTAAAGTGAAAGAGACAAATAGAATTGATACGGTCGCAAATGAGCTTTCCATCCTGGGGGCAGATATAACTCCGACAGCAGACGGATTGATTATCAATGGACGTAAAGCCCTCAATGGGGGCAAGGTTACAAGTCATGGAGATCATCGTATCGGGATGATGCTCGCTGTCGCGGCTTTAATAACGGATGGGGAAGTGGAACTTGCTGACCCTGATGCCATAGATGTATCATACCCACAATTTTTTGGGCATTTGACACAATTGATAAAGTAA